GGTGCTGCGCGAGGCGTTGCGTCAGCATCACCAGGGCCCCATAAGGCTCATTCACCTGGCCCATGACGGCGCCGAGCACTATCTGGCCGAGCCGCTGCAGGCACTGGCCGCGGCCCATCCGCAGCTGCAAGTGCAGTTGGTGGCGACGTCCGAGCAGGCGGAGGTTTTGGCACAACTGCGGCTTGTTTCGCGGCAGACCCTCGCCTTACTCTGCGGCTCCCCCGCCAGCGTGGAAGCCTTCGCCCGCCGCCTGTTCATCCTCGGCGTGCCGCGCAACCAGGTGCTGGCCGATCTTTTTCTGCCCCACGCCTGATCGGGGCCTTGCCCCGGAGTTGCCATGAGCGAACACATACTGGTCGAGCGCGAAGACGGCCTGCTGACCCTGCGCCTGAACCGCGTAGACAAGAAGAACGCCCTGACCCGCGCCATGTACAGCCGCATGGCCGAAGTGCTGGACGCCGCCAATGCCGACCGCACGGTGCGTGTCGTGCTGATCACTGGTGGTCCGGAGTGCTTCACCAGCGGCAACGACGTGGCGGACTTCCTGCAGGCGCCGCCCACCGGCATGGACAGCCCGGTGTTCCAGTTCATGCGCGCGCTGTTCGACTTCGCGAAGCCGGTGGTGGCCGCCGTGGCCGGCCCGGCGGTAGGCATCGGCACCACGTTGCTGCTGCACTGCGACCTTGTTTACGTCAGTCGCGATGCCAAGCTGCGCACGCCCTTCGTCAACCTTGGCCTGTGCCCGGAGTTCGGCTCCAGCCTGCTGTTGCAGCAACTGCTGGGGCCGGCCAGGGCCGCCGAGGTGCTGCTGCTGGGCGAGGCCTTCACCGGCGAGCAGGCGGCCGAGTGGGGCATCGCCGGTGCCGCCCTGGAGGATGGCCCGAGCACAATGGCCAAGGCCCGCGAGATGGCCCGGCGTTTCCTCGACCTGGCGCCTTCGGCGGTGGCCGACAGCAAGCGCCTGATGCGTGCGCCGGGGCGCGAGCAGCTGCGCCAGGTGATCGAGGAGGAGGGCGCTTTGTTCGGCCAGCGCCTGCGCTCGCCGGAGGCCATCGAGGCACTGAGCGCCTTCATGCAGCGGCGCCAGCCGGACTTTTCCCGCTTCGCCTGAGGCCGCCGGGGCCAGTCGTCTGAACTGCCGCCTGTTCCGCGCGCCTCAGGGGTGCTCCCAGGGCGCGTCCGCCAGGCGCTGCTGGAGGAAGTCGCACAGCGCCAGGACCTTGTGCGAGGCGCGGCTGGAACGCGGGTACAGGGCGTAGATGGCATAGGCCGGCGGCCGTGCCTGCGGCAGCACCTCGAGCAGCGCGCCCGAACGCAGGTGCGGCTGCACGATGAAGCTCGGCAGCAGCGCCAGGCCCTGGCC
This DNA window, taken from Pseudomonas alcaligenes, encodes the following:
- a CDS encoding enoyl-CoA hydratase-related protein, whose product is MSEHILVEREDGLLTLRLNRVDKKNALTRAMYSRMAEVLDAANADRTVRVVLITGGPECFTSGNDVADFLQAPPTGMDSPVFQFMRALFDFAKPVVAAVAGPAVGIGTTLLLHCDLVYVSRDAKLRTPFVNLGLCPEFGSSLLLQQLLGPARAAEVLLLGEAFTGEQAAEWGIAGAALEDGPSTMAKAREMARRFLDLAPSAVADSKRLMRAPGREQLRQVIEEEGALFGQRLRSPEAIEALSAFMQRRQPDFSRFA